The following proteins are encoded in a genomic region of Alphaproteobacteria bacterium:
- the hisI gene encoding phosphoribosyl-AMP cyclohydrolase, with amino-acid sequence MLSASLTHKLKFNEQGLIPVVVQDATTLQVLMHAWMNADTLAETLRSKRMCYWSRSRQAFWRKGDTSGHSQTLVLLSVDCDGDTLLALVNQTGPACHTGAISCFFEEITL; translated from the coding sequence ATGCTCTCTGCCTCCCTTACCCATAAGCTCAAATTTAACGAACAAGGCCTGATTCCAGTAGTGGTTCAGGATGCAACGACCCTGCAGGTATTGATGCATGCCTGGATGAATGCGGATACCCTGGCAGAAACACTGCGTAGCAAACGTATGTGTTACTGGTCGCGCTCACGCCAGGCTTTTTGGCGAAAGGGGGATACCTCCGGCCATTCTCAGACCTTGGTCTTACTGTCTGTTGATTGCGATGGGGATACGCTGCTGGCTTTAGTGAACCAAACGGGACCCGCCTGTCATACGGGAGCAATTTCCTGTTTCTTTGAGGAAATTACCCTGTGA
- a CDS encoding cation:proton antiporter, which yields MEHALINTIIASIVTAFIFGMVAKKLRLPAIFGYLLAGVAIGPHTPGFVANVSLAQQLAEIGIILLMFGVGLHFSFRDLLNVRKIALPGAMVQMLSATLMGTWAVSLMGYSIAQGVVFGFSLSVASTIVLLRTLEQRKMLKSDGGKIAIGWLVVEDIIMVVALVMLPVIAHMMHSEQSLSLPIIFSTILVVMLKIGAFFAFMLIVGRRFLPWLLCAIAKIHSSELSTLGTLAIALGFSSIAYLVFGASLALGAFLAGMVLGESEIGRKSAKNSLPMRDAFSVLFFVSVGMLFEPVTLMNQQVAVLVTLMIIIIGKGFFALLIARLFKQPYTVGFTVAIGLAQIGEFSFILGGLALTNGLLTQSLYNLIIAGAMLSIVINPFLFRLYDFLLQKQTTAGSV from the coding sequence ATGGAACACGCGCTTATTAACACCATCATTGCCAGTATTGTCACTGCCTTTATTTTTGGCATGGTGGCGAAGAAGCTTCGGTTACCTGCTATATTTGGGTATTTGTTAGCAGGCGTGGCCATTGGTCCACATACTCCGGGCTTTGTTGCGAATGTATCACTGGCTCAGCAACTGGCAGAGATAGGGATTATATTGCTCATGTTCGGTGTGGGCCTGCATTTTTCGTTTCGTGATCTATTAAATGTTCGAAAAATTGCTTTGCCTGGAGCTATGGTGCAAATGCTATCTGCGACACTTATGGGCACATGGGCGGTTAGCTTGATGGGGTATAGTATTGCTCAAGGCGTTGTTTTTGGTTTTTCGCTTTCTGTTGCCAGTACGATAGTGCTGCTACGCACGTTGGAGCAACGAAAAATGCTCAAAAGCGATGGTGGGAAAATCGCAATTGGATGGTTGGTTGTCGAAGATATTATCATGGTAGTTGCGTTGGTGATGCTTCCAGTGATTGCCCATATGATGCACAGCGAGCAATCACTTAGTCTTCCCATTATTTTTTCTACGATACTGGTGGTGATGCTTAAAATTGGGGCGTTTTTTGCTTTTATGCTGATCGTTGGACGCCGGTTCTTGCCATGGTTATTGTGTGCGATTGCTAAAATACATTCATCTGAACTTAGTACGCTTGGTACATTGGCCATTGCTCTTGGATTTTCTTCTATTGCTTATCTTGTGTTTGGCGCTTCGCTGGCCCTTGGGGCATTTTTGGCTGGTATGGTATTAGGTGAGAGTGAAATTGGCCGTAAATCAGCGAAAAATTCATTGCCCATGCGTGATGCGTTTTCGGTATTATTCTTTGTTTCTGTAGGCATGCTGTTTGAACCAGTTACACTTATGAATCAGCAAGTCGCAGTATTGGTAACGCTTATGATTATCATTATTGGAAAAGGTTTCTTTGCGCTCCTTATCGCCCGTTTGTTCAAGCAACCTTATACAGTCGGTTTTACGGTAGCGATCGGTTTGGCTCAGATAGGAGAATTTTCATTCATACTAGGTGGACTTGCTCTAACCAATGGGTTGCTGACCCAGAGTTTATATAATCTTATTATTGCTGGAGCGATGCTTTCGATTGTGATTAATCCGTTCCTTTTTCGCCTCTATGATTTTCTGTTACAAAAGCAAACCACAGCCGGCAGTGTTTAA
- the modA gene encoding molybdate ABC transporter substrate-binding protein translates to MARMFALITFFVSLCMSYFSSIAYAGFQNLPSLVIMAEPSLTETITEIGRRYSKDHRVSVTCSFDNSTNQIDEINLGEAVNVFLTSDSTYVQQLKTQGVIDAYTVVNLASNKLVLAIPKNHALRLQLKAKKSFEEVLQSLIDTHTSFVMTDSNKTDQGHKIRQSIEHYALWDTLSPLAITSLNSRQTVQLMLKENRPGFVYLTDVVNYHDLEILKPIQDNAYDPIIYQAVVVAGDQMEIGRQFIATISDPKYQQIFAYYGFGPHP, encoded by the coding sequence ATGGCCAGGATGTTTGCACTCATAACCTTTTTTGTTAGCCTGTGCATGAGTTATTTCTCAAGTATTGCTTATGCTGGCTTCCAGAACCTGCCCTCCCTGGTTATTATGGCAGAGCCAAGCCTAACCGAAACGATCACTGAAATAGGACGGCGTTATTCCAAAGACCATAGAGTCTCTGTCACTTGTTCCTTTGACAATTCGACTAATCAAATTGATGAAATCAACCTGGGTGAAGCCGTTAATGTCTTCCTAACATCTGATTCTACTTATGTTCAGCAATTAAAAACCCAGGGTGTGATCGATGCCTATACGGTTGTCAACCTGGCTTCCAATAAGCTTGTGCTCGCCATTCCTAAAAACCACGCGCTCAGGCTCCAGCTTAAAGCAAAGAAATCATTTGAAGAGGTGCTGCAGAGCCTTATTGACACACACACTTCCTTTGTAATGACTGATTCCAACAAGACGGATCAAGGCCATAAAATTAGACAATCCATTGAACATTATGCGCTATGGGATACCCTGTCACCCCTGGCAATTACCTCCTTGAACTCCCGTCAAACGGTTCAGCTCATGCTTAAAGAAAACAGGCCTGGTTTTGTCTATCTTACCGATGTCGTCAACTATCATGATCTTGAAATCCTTAAACCCATTCAAGATAACGCCTACGACCCCATTATTTACCAGGCTGTAGTCGTAGCCGGCGATCAAATGGAGATAGGCCGCCAATTTATCGCCACCATTTCAGACCCTAAATACCAACAAATTTTCGCCTATTATGGCTTTGGCCCCCATCCTTAA